The DNA segment TAATTCCAAGAGAAACTTAAATGCAATTATCAAACACCAAACTTTGCAAACTTAACCTGGCACATAAGCAGTAGtccaattttaaagtttacaaaTGCAAAGTTTACTCCCAAAATTAAAGATAACCCAGCATATACTTCCACAATGTCATCAATCTGTATTCAACACACGTTCAATCATAGGAAAATCAATATAGATTTTGAATTCAAATGCATTGTGGTCAGATTCTTCACAAACAGGCTTTCGCTTTCATATAGGATCATCTGAATAGCAATGAAGGGAACGGACTTCTTCCAAGTTAATGCGAACATGAGATTAAGTAACCGAAATAAGTATAAGTATATAGGTATCCTTACTCTTTCATATGATAGGCAACAACTCCAAGTTCATTATACACAAGTGGATCTGAGGGGCAAGTTGATTTGGCCTGaataaaaaactgaaacaatAGAGGAACATTAACTGTTTTTTAGGTAGTCAGTGATAGAAAGTAGTCCTTGTTTGAACTCTACATTTTATACAATTAACAGGGATAGCACGAGCAATTGAATCCTTAACCTCCTGCAATCCCCCACCCTTCCCCCAAAAAAACTACAGCCTTCCTTTCCTTGGATGAAACAAACTTTATAGAATATACCTGCTCAGCAAGCTTATAGCTGTGGGTCCGCATGCATTCCATTCCAATGTAAAGGGTTGGTAAGTGACACCTGGAATAAGAGAACATCAAGATATAACCTGTAAAAGAACaatttatagagaaaaaataataagagaaattCATGTAGAAGCTGCTAAACAAACAAAAGGGATCCATACAGGCATGTTAACACCTATTGTAAGATTCACaactttgaaatttgaaattgtgaaCTGCCTTGTGATTTGGTGGGTGAGCATTTGTGTTAAGGAAAGTGGTTGGAATTATAACCTGATTCATAGAAGATTATAAGCAACGAAAAGTAAAAATGTTGCAATCTTGCAAAGGTAAAATTAAACTTCCTTTAGCACTCCATTTGCAGCAACAAAAAGCTCAAAGCTTCCATAGCAAAAATATGCAACACTTTTAGGTTGCAATCACCCAAAAAATGGTTGCTAGTTTTCCAAATTtgtaactaaatatatttatgttcaGATTTACATTTTACAGACTGCACAGATATGGTCTACCATGCAGAAGTTCTACGCCTTGCTACCCTCTACCCCTCGCTCCTATGTTCCTTGGAAGGACATGACTGAAGGAATTGGCAGCATCATTGTGCAGAAGTTCACCAAAGACCAGACTATAGCAGCTCCTTTCTGCATGAGGATCACCCTTCAGACAGTGTTCAAATGTTTCTGGATTGAGTGTGTCCGAGACTACTAGCATTGAGCTGAAAGAAACTAAAGGTAGTTAAAATACCTTCTGTAATAGTCAGATCCAATCAACTGTCTAAGTCTGACCCCATGCCCAGACCGCAATACTAGAGATTCGTCTATGGTGAAGAAGAAGGCTTTCAGAGGACTCTTTCTGAAGATGAAGCTCTTCAAGCTCGGAGAGAAAAGTAGTTTAAAGACTCAGAGATGGCCTGAACCTCTCAGTCATCCAACTGAGGAAGCTGCTACTGCAGCACAAACAATATGACCTTCTTAAGCCCTACACAACAGTATTTGCCCAACGATGTTGCCACCTTCTTCTTTTAAGAACCAGAGTTTTCCTTCTAGAATAGAAGGTGGTTATGCAGATTACAAGACAGTGTCCGGCCAGAGCTTGAACAGAAGATACAAGACACTGTTAAACAGTGGCATCTAGAGGCTAACGTGCATAAGGAGTCACAAGTGAGTGTCTTGGCTTGGCATGATGACACTAGGAAGAAAATGCTGAAGCAAAAGTGAACGACCACATAGTTCTGCAGTTAGTCTGACTACATAATTCGTTTGTCCTTCATGTTCATGTTCATTGGATGAGACACCTCAGACAAAGTTCATAATGTATGACATGTGATAAGAGTGGTtatacacacatatacacacacacacaagttTTTATATCAAAGTTGGAAAAGAAACATTTTGAAAGATTAAATCAAAAAcagttttagaaattttatatattttgtgtcTGGAAAGAGCTTTTTTATAGAAAGTGTATAACCTTACAACATTCATATTAGAAACTCATAAGGGAAACAAAATGAAACACGATATGCATTAACCTGCTTTTAAACCTTATTATTTCTATATCcatatgttttttaattgtttcCTTTTCAAAGTAAAAGGTTTCCTTATATCAAGACCTTCCATATCAAGCTTCCAGTCAGTGCAATTCAAGGAATACAAGTCTAAATCAAAATAACTGAAAATCTTcttcaaccaaaatcaaatcTTAACATATTTGTTGAACCAAAGGTCATTTTTGAAGTTCTATAAGAAGGCAtcaagatgaagaagaaatacAGAGGACACAACAAGAAATACACAAGGTCTATTTGACCTTCTAATGTTCTTTAGATTTTTTGTGAGTGAGTTAAACCTCTTTCACTCTTCACCTAGTGAAGTTGCCTTGTGAACTTAAACTGTTCTATTATGGGAGCtactttcttttgttgtttgttaggtCATAGACTCAAGGAGAGATTAAGATGAGATAACCAAGAGTGGCTTGTGTAACCAGGAATGGTTTGTTTACTCATGTAATCATTTATTTGATAAGTGGAACCTCTAAGCAATTGTCTTAAGGGACAACTAGACATAGTCCGTGAGTATGGGTGACCAGTATAAATTTGTAGTGTTATTTTTGTGTTGCTGCTTGTTTGCTAGACGGTCTAGTCATCAACGAGAAAAATCTAAGGCTCAACCCCTCTCTTCTAGAGCCATTTGTTCCAACAGTGCTAAAGAGCATCGTGATGTAACACAACTTGACCCTCAAATATCTTAATGAATGGTGGTAAAAGTTTACATCTTTTTTAAGTTTGCTTTGGGAAGGAAGACCAAACACGTTTACCCAACTAAAATGACTCACATTCTAACACTTCCAACATTTGGAGACTTGGAAcctatcttattttaatttgacgAGAAAAGTTCACATACAAGCCGACCATGCAAGCACAGTACAAGTGTAACAAGACCTTTGGAAGAGATGTGGTGACgtcaaaacaaacaaactgGCGCGTGAGTTGAATGTGCATGATAAAACAGAATGCAATATCTGCAACATGGGCCATAATTTGGATGTGAAACCACTTGGGTAAGGTTGCACTTGATGAGGCGCACCAACCCTAAAGTTGCCAAGAAAAAATAGGGTTTCTGCGATGATGGCAGTGGTTTCTGACAATACAACAGCAGTTTTTGACAGGATTGGCACATTGACTGAAGGGACAACAGTTGTGCAGGATCGTACCTACCCTGATACCAAGTTAAAGGTTCTAGATTGAAAAACTGTGTTCCTACACCCAAATGgtgtatattataaatatataaatttgagtaATTGACAATACAGCTCTCAGAAATCATAATGTGGGCTAATGCCTATGACATACTAGGTATAACAAAAACAGCTTAATAAAAGCTACACAACAAAAGATAATCTTTATTAAACAGAAACATGATAAGAAAACACTTCATTGTTCTTTTACCATTTTCTATCTTTTGATTCCTTTTGCAAGAACACAAAACAGATCTTATAAACGGGTACTAGATTTCTCAACAACAGTTATTCTTGTCTGACATTATTACTGaagaaattaacaaaagaaaatcactCAGTTGGGGTGGCAGGAATACTTAACaggaaaaaacaaaatcttaccCAGGAAACAATCTAGCTGCAGTGCGGTACGCTGACATGGCCTGATCACCCTCTTCTTGAGCAGCATAAGCATTCCCATAGCCTATCCATGCAGGGGGGAATGTTCCATCTAGACTAGTTGCCTTGCTGTAAGGTACACAATGAAACTGTTTGGTAACTTGTGATACTGATGTTCACAAAAAATCGGCGGCAAAAGTAATGAACCcttgataataaaaattcttgCAGAAAATTCAGATTAGAAAAGCCACCTTTAAGAAGATGACTGAGAAACTGTCAAGCAATCTAACTCAGGACAAAGATACATAAGATCAACTCAAACTTAACAAGCCAccaaaaacaattcaatcaatccagcCCAAAACCAGTTATATATGAATTTCTGTAAAGCTGAGTTGATATCATGACATTAAACATAACATATCCTCCACTGCAAAGGCATAACACTTGCTAATGAAACAAATAGAGAACTGCATCAAATgtcaaatataacaaattacCTTATGCAATGAAACATAACAAAGTATAACAGCCTTTTAGCATATTTTCTCAAGTAAATAAGATTCAAAACATAATCAACAAGACAAAAACGAAGCATCATATTCCTATgatgataaattaataaaattagcaTATGTTTCAAAGTTAATCATGTCTAATTATGAATGTAAGATATTCTTACCTAAAATACCGACGGGATTGATCATACTTCTTGATACAATAGTAGTAGCAACCAACAGCAAACCATGATAAAGCCCTAAACCAACATAATGAGATTTGATTGTTTTACATAGGCAGCTACATATGTTAAGGAAAAGACTAAATAAAGAACGACTCTTAATGCAGCAAATCATTAGAAGACAAACAGCATCATGGAAGAAGTGTTACATCTGAGGATAATCCTTCACCAAATTGCACGCCATCAAATAGAGTTCATTCGAATGCCCAAGTTCAACAGCAGCTGCCAGATGTACTAACGTACACTTCAGATGGAAAAGATCCCTCTCAAGCAAACTGTAACAGAATAATTTAAGGTAATTCAGGAagacaaaaagaagaaatgattGTGACCATGAATGAGCAAAAGGCCAAAGTGGTATTCATATCTCACTTTAGTCTCCACAGTATATCCCCCACTTACACATATGTTAAGTCAAAACATTTCTGATATTCACCACATTGATGGTAGTATTCAGCTTTGCATGCCAATAGATCAGTATTGGATTTCAGTGTGCGGAAGAAAGAAGTATCAGATTGGTCACTTTTACAGCTTTCATTCTCAAGTTCTCTAAACTTGGCTTctacaacattttctttgtcatacTGCATGACAAATAAGGGATTATCTTTCAGAAGTACAAAACATTTAGATATAAGCAAATTGTACTCGTCACCTGCATTACCTTCTTTatcaaacaagaataaaatgaagaaagcCATCCATCCTCACTACCAAATTGCAATGACGATATCAAATTTGCTTCTGAAATTCACCATACAGAGAGGAAAGAgatgtatatatattaagatcAAGTTTAAAAATCTCCAAGGGATCAGTGAAAACTTCTACCTTCCTGGCATGTAAGCATGTGATTCTCAATAAGACATTCCAAAGCCTGACATAATTATTGCCATACAGCAAGGAAAAAACAGATAACTGTTAACTAGCGTGCACCAAAAATTATCCAAGTATGTATGCTAGAAATGACAGCTTCTCCAAAgatgcaaataataaattagagcATTATAATGCCCGAGGGCTACTGGCTATAATCAACATTGTTCACTTCTCCTTTACAGAAACtgtgataagaaaaataaacccAGTTTCTTTAGTAAAAGTTTTTATAGAAGTCTAAGgtatacaagttttttttttttcagcaatAGATTGGTGCCTAATTGGCCCAAGGAGGGTGGGTGTTCTATCAGATGGTGCTGAAACCACCCCCCTCCAAATCAGTAATTCACAAGCAATTTTCCCAACCAAGTGATTCTGGCATTAGAAGATACTAGTAATGAACTTACCAAAGACAGTAAGTAGAATATAAATGCATACCTCATAACATAAAGGATCCGCTTTTATAGCAGCTTTATACctttaacaaaaacaaacacagcaGGACAAATGAGTTCTTATTATCAAATGGCACGCACAGATCATACTATTGTAACTCTCCAAACAAGTAGAGCAGCAAGCAACTACATTTCCTTGTAATAAATGTAGAAAAAGGACCAGAGTAAATAAAGTTATTGATAAGTATTTATAGGagaatagaataaaaagataaaatgaatcaAACTTCTATCAAAACTTAAATTCAACTTGCgcatttaaacttttataaaaatgactACTCCAATAGCTGATGtacataaattgattttaacttgtggaagatattttgttcactttaccacttattttcttctttcgtGTGAATCTATTGAGGAGTTTATCCAAACTAACCCTAAAATCATCTCTTTTCTACTTATCTAGAAGTTAGAATGTAACAATCAAAATGCCCCAAATATGTACATATGCTCACCATAGTCTAGCCTGGGCACGGTTTTCTAGAGCCTCGTATGCTTTTCCTCTTAAGAAGCATATTGCAGAAGATATCtgtaataacataataaaatgtaTTCAGATAACCGAAACAATGAAATAAACATCGGCAGACGTTCCGTTTCTAACAAGATGTTCTAAAAATGTATCATCTACCATCTTTTCCACATTCCAAGAACTTCACTTCTATACTACTATTCTAATACACCGTATCAAAGCCCCACAAGTAATTCCAAATTTAAATCCAGAATAAGATGTTTGGCAAACTAGGTTGTGACTtgagaagtaaaaaaataaaaatccaacaATCTATGACTGGTTAATAATGTAAAAACCTTAAATGTACTATTTTCtgttagaaaaatagaaaagttacaagttaaaaaaatggaACTCACATTGATTTCACGATCCTCGCAATCTTTATCCAAGTACATGACATTCGAGTCCTTGGTATCAGAAACATTTCCCTCGTCATCTACTTTAGCCTCACCCAACATCGACAGGCACTGATCCCACTCCTTCAATTCCTCCTTCAGTTCCACCACGGAGTCATTTACAAACaccaataaaaattaacaaaattagaaaacattCAACACCATCCCTACAGTATTATACTATCTCCTAAAATGCCTTAAAGTATGAAAATTATACCAAAAAAATACCCAAATATTAAAAACCAGTTAAgcatttttttataagtatcGAAAATTCATTAAAGTAGACTTGAATGCAAGTACCAAATAAGAGCTTAGAGACTAAAACGAGAGGTATTTAATTGAGATTATtcatactattttattatttcagaaTTACATTTGACAGTGACTAATActtaaagaactaaattgacGGTCTATTCTTAAtaaactcatttattttttcaatcaatgaaataaataaaaaaacgaaatgGAAGAAAGATTGAGGACAATACGAGACACTTGGCGGCGAGGTAGCGAAATCGGAGGTCGCTGAGAACGATTTTGGAGGCATTGAGGAGGTGGAAGGCACGGCGGTAGTGGCGGCCAAGGAAGAGCGCCTGCGCCTGCATGTAGATGTCGGCGGGGTCGGCAGTGAAGGCGGCGACTTTATCAGCGAAGAAGATGGCGGAGGAATAGAGGTGTTTGCTCACGCAGTCGCGCACCACACCACGGAGCTTCTCGATTTCTTCATCCCTCATCTTCGCACTAACTTTACTCTTTCACTCCCTGCTAGGGTTTCGGTTCTTCTTCGTCTGCTTGGTCTCTTTCGTGTTTCTTGGTTCAGAGgccaaaaattgaaataaaggaGGGAAGGAAACTTTTGTAttggattttaatttattattcaaggttatgtaaagttttatatagTGTCTTCCATATATTAGCAGTCATCCGTTGTAGTCTAGTTGGTCAGGATATTCGGCTCTCATCCGAAAGACCCGGGTTCAAATCCCGGCAACGGAATAAATagattttaccttttttttttataaaaggattTTGCgggttttattttaataaataactactatatttaaaatagtcaTATACGTCACTTTCTTATAATCCAATTGCCTCTTCCTTTTCTTACTATTTAATGATAATGTCTCTCAACCACATTGTTTATTCTTGAtgcatattatatattacaaattaaatatcaaaGATAATAACAGAtacaatttgtttaaataaatatataaaattaaaattgatataaatattaaatttcaacttattaaaataaaaaaaaaatgggacatacaaaaattaatataaatattaaacgtTAAAttgctaaaataaaataatatataaaacattagaCACACAACTGTAAACAGTGTTGGTGttttatcagttttattttgtttaattccATTACCAAACTATTCgagttaagaaaaaattaatttaaaaaataataattttaatctattttaaggtttattactatttatagtaatgtttattgttattgttatatgACCAATTGCTTATTTAAGTTAAAGGATTCTATGTTAAAAAGTGAAATGGACAAACGgatcatacaaattaaaaatattttgagacATTAGTGGAACACATGCCGTCCTGTTTATTTGtattcactttttcttttctttttttctttatgataataaaaaaaattattattataataattattaaaataaaaaaaatcattaattttttgtaataaaaatttagaaaaattttgttataataattattaaaataaaaaatatcactttgtcttatttttcttaatcaattGATACTTTCTTTCCAGGTTTTTTTTTAAGGTCTTGTAAAAATAAAGTCTAAAAGTGTGTACACGTGACAGTATAGGATAAGTTGAACAATATTGGTAAAGTAAAATATGCATTCTAAATTTTAGTCATTCTCTTAAAGCAGCAGCCATTTCCTTCTACGTTTCTCTCCTTCTTTGCCTTAGCATCTCTCTATCTCAACTCAGATTTTAATCGTTGGTTTCTTGAATTGAAGCTACCTAAGCGATCGAGGCTTCAAGAGCAACGTTTCTATCAATCGAAGTTCTGATTCCTCCAACCGGTAAGAAAGCCCCTTTTTCTCATTTGCCCTAGGGTTTTAAGCATGTGATTTCTTGTTGCATGCAacccatttcattttcttccacaATCTAGCTTCCACTTGGTTCTAAAATTCgttttccatcatcaattgatgatttataggtGATTCTCACATTTGGGGTTTCAAGCAAATGGTCTAGGGTTCTTCCTTGAGTTGGTCGTCCACACTAGatgtaaggggagctagttttatttcttatttgattgTGTGTTGTGAATGGATGACAAACTTTGTAGTGGTATGTTGTGGAAGCATGAATTTGATTCTAGTTAAACTTGAAATGCATGTATGGAAGTGTGTGTTATCTGAATTTGGTGATTGATGGTTATGAACTGTTTGAAATGACTTAGAATGATGAAATTGTGTATGTTGGAACTATTTTGGCATGAAAAATCTGTTGTGGTACTGTTAGGAAGGAAATCAAGTGTCTTTAGGGTCAATTTTAGGTcatttagaggaagtgaggtagtgatttttaGAAAATGAGGTCTGCAGCGTTCTTGGGCTGTTGGGGCAGTTTTATCCActgtattgtgacttgtttgactCACTAAATTGGTCAAAATAGGTGCAAAGAAGtaagattgggttttgggtcCCTAAGTTGGGAAAATCGGAGTTTTAGAGTTAGAATGGAGTATAAATCACTTTAGAAATGTAATGGGGATGTTTAGAATCATTGAGATAGGTTTAATCATATCTAAAACAAGAATTAaaggtgttagaagttggtaaaaATCGTTAGAAATGGTCATAGAAGGTGTTGTCCAgattctgcagaattctgcagagTTTTGCATAatttgaccgttcggtcctaggggtctcggtcagagaaggtctggtccttctcatgaccgttcggtcttaggGGTCTCGGTCACAGAAGGAATTGTCCTTCTGATGATCGTTCGGTCATATGGGTCTCGGTCAGGGAAGGATTGGCCCTTcccatgaccgttcggtcttgtgTTACTCTCGGTCATACATGGGTCGCCCCACTTGGGTTTTTGCCAGTTGAAAATTGTTCGATCTAGGTCTCTCTCGGACATTGTTCTAGATCTTAGATGTTCTCGACCTTGCATTGCTCTCGGTCTTAGTTGTTCTCGGCCATGAATTTCTCTCGGTCTTAAAGGCTCTCGGCCAGATGTTGTTCTCGGTCTAGTAATGATCGATCGGTCTGGTGGGTCTCGGTCAGAGAAGGAATTgtccttctcatgaccgttcggtctggtgggtctcggtcagagaaggatGGGTCCTTCTCATGATCGATCGGTCTATTTAAGGGGTGCTCGGTCCTGACACTCGGTCATTTCCCAGTGGTTGGCCAATGCACTAAGTGCTCGGCCCATGCTTATAATGTTCGGTTCAAGTTTTCCAGTTCATTGATTTTGGTGAATTAAAGGTGTGTTTGACTTTTGTTGCAAAGTAAGGACGATTGATGTAGTATGATGGGTGTATGACTTAATATGGTATTGGATGTGAAATTTTGATTCAAGAGGTATCTCATGTGATTAATGGTTGATGTAGTATGGTGTGTATATGAATTATTATGGCATTGGAGGTATATCATGTGATTAATGGTTGATGTGGTATGATATGTATGGGACTTAATATGGTTTGAGAGGTATATTGTTGACTCGAGAGGAATATCCTGTAATTTAAAGTGgtgaattatagtttgaaagcatgtatggttgatggacgtaattccatgatcctcaagggtgGTTGCATGGTGGTGCCCCGTAGTCTGTtatgattgaccgtatgaatggccggtGTTCCAGATGGGGTTTATCctaacattctaatgatcatccaaGCTCACGTAGAGAGTGACgaatcatgtggtgagaatagcggGAGGTCCTAGGATATGTGCTTTCACTGTAGGCCTATACCGCGGAAAAgggcttacacttgtgtgtggtc comes from the Vigna radiata var. radiata cultivar VC1973A chromosome 2, Vradiata_ver6, whole genome shotgun sequence genome and includes:
- the LOC106776687 gene encoding anaphase-promoting complex subunit 6 isoform X2, with product MRDEEIEKLRGVVRDCVSKHLYSSAIFFADKVAAFTADPADIYMQAQALFLGRHYRRAFHLLNASKIVLSDLRFRYLAAKCLEELKEWDQCLSMLGEAKVDDEGNVSDTKDSNVMYLDKDCEDREINISSAICFLRGKAYEALENRAQARLWYKAAIKADPLCYEALECLIENHMLTCQEEANLISSLQFGSEDGWLSSFYSCLIKKYDKENVVEAKFRELENESCKSDQSDTSFFRTLKSNTDLLACKAEYYHQCGEYQKCFDLTYVLLERDLFHLKCTLVHLAAAVELGHSNELYLMACNLVKDYPQMALSWFAVGCYYYCIKKYDQSRRYFSKATSLDGTFPPAWIGYGNAYAAQEEGDQAMSAYRTAARLFPGSMLVVSDTLNPETFEHCLKGDPHAERSCYSLVFGELLHNDAANSFSHVLPRNIGARGRG
- the LOC106776687 gene encoding anaphase-promoting complex subunit 6 isoform X1; protein product: MRDEEIEKLRGVVRDCVSKHLYSSAIFFADKVAAFTADPADIYMQAQALFLGRHYRRAFHLLNASKIVLSDLRFRYLAAKCLEELKEWDQCLSMLGEAKVDDEGNVSDTKDSNVMYLDKDCEDREINISSAICFLRGKAYEALENRAQARLWYKAAIKADPLCYEALECLIENHMLTCQEEANLISSLQFGSEDGWLSSFYSCLIKKYDKENVVEAKFRELENESCKSDQSDTSFFRTLKSNTDLLACKAEYYHQCGEYQKCFDLTYVLLERDLFHLKCTLVHLAAAVELGHSNELYLMACNLVKDYPQMALSWFAVGCYYYCIKKYDQSRRYFSKATSLDGTFPPAWIGYGNAYAAQEEGDQAMSAYRTAARLFPGCHLPTLYIGMECMRTHSYKLAEQFFIQAKSTCPSDPLVYNELGVVAYHMKEYKKAVWWFEKTLALIPTALSEMWESTVVNLAHAYRKLKMYQEAISYYEKALALSTRSVSTYAGLAYTYHLQDDFTTAITYYHKALWLKPDDQFCTEMLSWALIDEKSKGL